The proteins below come from a single Miscanthus floridulus cultivar M001 chromosome 1, ASM1932011v1, whole genome shotgun sequence genomic window:
- the LOC136508042 gene encoding E3 ubiquitin-protein ligase WAV3-like isoform X1 yields the protein MEGADQSNPCAICLAGMGAGGGQAIFTAECSHTFHFHCISASVAHGNLVCPLCNARWRELPSVVQPQPAPVPRTLPQPLPMHRVQPLPTRHVPLRGWQPQHQSDEPQVFDDDERVEPPSSGDGGGDQRQAAASSRSGGTLAVTTHTEYSAVERDSSRDNFAVLVHVKAPGMTTDGEAAAGDAPRAPLDLVTVLDVSGSMTGAKLALLKQAMGFVVDNLGPHDRLSVVSFSDGARRVTRLLLMSGDGKATAKRAVESLVARGGTNIAEGLRTAAKVLEERRHRNTVSSVILLSDGQDTYTAPRWSRAAGAAPNYEALVPPSFMATGTRDWSAPVHTFGFGNDHDAAAMHVITEATAGTFSYIENEAVIQDAFAQCIGGLLTVVVQEARVAIAAGHPGVRIGSIKSGRYESRVDEGGRSASVRVGELYADEERRFLLFLSVPAVEATDGETALIKVNCSYRDTAGGAHVDVTAEDTVVARPEQVVDAERSTEVERERVRVEAAEDIAAARAAAERGAHQEAVGILEIRQQAVAQSEAALGGDAMIQSLGAELHEMRRLVSNGNSYARSGRAFMLAGMSMHAYQRASANMVNMAVPMNMAAEAASFATPAMRAMLLRSRRAREESSVEQQPPSGRKEAESSALPEPEVVNQ from the exons ATGGAAGGTGCCGACCAG AGCAATCCTTGCGCGATATGCCTCGCCGGCATGGGCGCCGGCGGCGGGCAGGCCATCTTCACGGCCGAGTGCTCCCACACGTTCCACTTCCACTGCATCTCCGCGAGCGTCGCGCACGGCAACCTCGTCTGCCCGCTCTGCAACGCGCGCTGGCGCGAGCTGCCGTCCGTGGTGCAGCCGCAGCCGGCGCCGGTGCCGCGCACGCTGCCGCAGCCACTGCCCATGCACCGTGTGCAGCCACTGCCGACGAGGCATGTGCCGCTGCGTGGTTGGCAGCCACAACACCAGTCCGATGAGCCTCAAGTGTTCGACGACGACGAGCGGGTGGAACCGCCCTcctccggcgacggcggcggcgaccagCGACAGGCGGCGGCGTCATCCAGATCCGGTGGGACGCTGGCTGTCACGACGCACACCGAGTACTCCGCCGTCGAGAGGGACTCGTCGCGCGACAACTTCGCCGTCCTCGTGCACGTCAAGGCTCCCGGGATGACGACCGACGGCGAAGCGGCGGCCGGCGACGCGCCACGCGCGCCTCTCGACCTCGTGACAGTGCTCGACGTGAGTGGTAGCATGACCGGGGCGAAGCTGGCGCTCCTGAAGCAGGCCATGGGGTTCGTCGTCGACAACCTGGGACCCCACGACCGCCTTAGCGTCGTGTCCTTCTCCGACGGGGCGCGCCGCGTGACCAGACTCCTCCTGATGTCGGGCGACGGGAAGGCCACGGCCAAGAGAGCCGTGGAATCGCTCGTCGCGCGCGGCGGGACCAACATCGCCGAGGGGCTCCGGACGGCGGCCAAGGTGCTCGAGGAGCGCCGGCACAGGAACACCGTGTCCAGCGTCATACTCCTCTCCGACGGCCAGGACACCTACACCGCGCCGCGCTGGTCGCGGGCCGCCGGCGCCGCGCCCAACTACGAGGCGCTCGTGCCGCCGTCCTTCATGGCCACTGGCACCAGAGACTGGTCGGCGCCGGTTCACACGTTTGGGTTCGGCAACGACCACGACGCGGCGGCTATGCACGTCATCACTGAGGCCACCGCCGGCACCTTCTCGTACATCGAGAACGAGGCGGTGATCCAGGACGCGTTCGCGCAGTGCATCGGCGGCCTGCTCACCGTCGTGGTGCAGGAGGCGCGCGTCGCCATCGCTGCCGGGCACCCCGGAGTTCGTATCGGCTCGATCAAGTCCGGGCGTTACGAGAGCCGCGTCGACGAGGGCGGCCGCTCCGCCTCTGTCCGCGTCGGCGAGCTCTACGCGGACGAGGAGCGGCGCTTCCTGCTGTTCTTGTCTGTTCCAGCCGTGGAAGCAACGGACGGCGAGACTGCTCTGATCAAGGTGAACTGCAGTTACCGGGACACGGCCGGTGGCGCTCACGTCGACGTGACGGCGGAGGACACGGTGGTGGCGAGACCGGAGCAAGTGGTGGACGCGGAACGCTCGACGGAGGTGGAGCGGGAGCGCGTCCGTGTGGAGGCGGCCGAGGACATCGCTgcggcgagggcggcggcggagcggggcGCGCACCAGGAGGCCGTGGGGATACTCGAGATCAGGCAACAAGCGGTGGCGCAGTCGGAGGCGGCGCTTGGCGGCGACGCCATGATCCAGTCGCTGGGGGCGGAGCTGCACGAGATGCGCCGGCTCGTTTCCAACGGGAATAGCTACGCGCGGTCGGGGCGCGCCTTTATGCTCGCTGGCATGTCCATGCACGCGTACCAACGGGCCAGCGCCAACATGGTAAACATGGCCGTTCCGATGAACATGGCCGCGGAGGCGGCGTCGTTCGCGACGCCGGCCATGCGAGCCATGCTGCTGCGGTCGCGGAGGGCGCGAGAGGAATCCTCGGTCGAGCAGCAGCCGCCGTCAGGCAGGAAAGAAGCAGAAAGCTCTGCACTACCAGAACCAGAAGTAGTAAACCAGTAG
- the LOC136508042 gene encoding E3 ubiquitin-protein ligase WAV3-like isoform X2, with the protein MGAGGGQAIFTAECSHTFHFHCISASVAHGNLVCPLCNARWRELPSVVQPQPAPVPRTLPQPLPMHRVQPLPTRHVPLRGWQPQHQSDEPQVFDDDERVEPPSSGDGGGDQRQAAASSRSGGTLAVTTHTEYSAVERDSSRDNFAVLVHVKAPGMTTDGEAAAGDAPRAPLDLVTVLDVSGSMTGAKLALLKQAMGFVVDNLGPHDRLSVVSFSDGARRVTRLLLMSGDGKATAKRAVESLVARGGTNIAEGLRTAAKVLEERRHRNTVSSVILLSDGQDTYTAPRWSRAAGAAPNYEALVPPSFMATGTRDWSAPVHTFGFGNDHDAAAMHVITEATAGTFSYIENEAVIQDAFAQCIGGLLTVVVQEARVAIAAGHPGVRIGSIKSGRYESRVDEGGRSASVRVGELYADEERRFLLFLSVPAVEATDGETALIKVNCSYRDTAGGAHVDVTAEDTVVARPEQVVDAERSTEVERERVRVEAAEDIAAARAAAERGAHQEAVGILEIRQQAVAQSEAALGGDAMIQSLGAELHEMRRLVSNGNSYARSGRAFMLAGMSMHAYQRASANMVNMAVPMNMAAEAASFATPAMRAMLLRSRRAREESSVEQQPPSGRKEAESSALPEPEVVNQ; encoded by the coding sequence ATGGGCGCCGGCGGCGGGCAGGCCATCTTCACGGCCGAGTGCTCCCACACGTTCCACTTCCACTGCATCTCCGCGAGCGTCGCGCACGGCAACCTCGTCTGCCCGCTCTGCAACGCGCGCTGGCGCGAGCTGCCGTCCGTGGTGCAGCCGCAGCCGGCGCCGGTGCCGCGCACGCTGCCGCAGCCACTGCCCATGCACCGTGTGCAGCCACTGCCGACGAGGCATGTGCCGCTGCGTGGTTGGCAGCCACAACACCAGTCCGATGAGCCTCAAGTGTTCGACGACGACGAGCGGGTGGAACCGCCCTcctccggcgacggcggcggcgaccagCGACAGGCGGCGGCGTCATCCAGATCCGGTGGGACGCTGGCTGTCACGACGCACACCGAGTACTCCGCCGTCGAGAGGGACTCGTCGCGCGACAACTTCGCCGTCCTCGTGCACGTCAAGGCTCCCGGGATGACGACCGACGGCGAAGCGGCGGCCGGCGACGCGCCACGCGCGCCTCTCGACCTCGTGACAGTGCTCGACGTGAGTGGTAGCATGACCGGGGCGAAGCTGGCGCTCCTGAAGCAGGCCATGGGGTTCGTCGTCGACAACCTGGGACCCCACGACCGCCTTAGCGTCGTGTCCTTCTCCGACGGGGCGCGCCGCGTGACCAGACTCCTCCTGATGTCGGGCGACGGGAAGGCCACGGCCAAGAGAGCCGTGGAATCGCTCGTCGCGCGCGGCGGGACCAACATCGCCGAGGGGCTCCGGACGGCGGCCAAGGTGCTCGAGGAGCGCCGGCACAGGAACACCGTGTCCAGCGTCATACTCCTCTCCGACGGCCAGGACACCTACACCGCGCCGCGCTGGTCGCGGGCCGCCGGCGCCGCGCCCAACTACGAGGCGCTCGTGCCGCCGTCCTTCATGGCCACTGGCACCAGAGACTGGTCGGCGCCGGTTCACACGTTTGGGTTCGGCAACGACCACGACGCGGCGGCTATGCACGTCATCACTGAGGCCACCGCCGGCACCTTCTCGTACATCGAGAACGAGGCGGTGATCCAGGACGCGTTCGCGCAGTGCATCGGCGGCCTGCTCACCGTCGTGGTGCAGGAGGCGCGCGTCGCCATCGCTGCCGGGCACCCCGGAGTTCGTATCGGCTCGATCAAGTCCGGGCGTTACGAGAGCCGCGTCGACGAGGGCGGCCGCTCCGCCTCTGTCCGCGTCGGCGAGCTCTACGCGGACGAGGAGCGGCGCTTCCTGCTGTTCTTGTCTGTTCCAGCCGTGGAAGCAACGGACGGCGAGACTGCTCTGATCAAGGTGAACTGCAGTTACCGGGACACGGCCGGTGGCGCTCACGTCGACGTGACGGCGGAGGACACGGTGGTGGCGAGACCGGAGCAAGTGGTGGACGCGGAACGCTCGACGGAGGTGGAGCGGGAGCGCGTCCGTGTGGAGGCGGCCGAGGACATCGCTgcggcgagggcggcggcggagcggggcGCGCACCAGGAGGCCGTGGGGATACTCGAGATCAGGCAACAAGCGGTGGCGCAGTCGGAGGCGGCGCTTGGCGGCGACGCCATGATCCAGTCGCTGGGGGCGGAGCTGCACGAGATGCGCCGGCTCGTTTCCAACGGGAATAGCTACGCGCGGTCGGGGCGCGCCTTTATGCTCGCTGGCATGTCCATGCACGCGTACCAACGGGCCAGCGCCAACATGGTAAACATGGCCGTTCCGATGAACATGGCCGCGGAGGCGGCGTCGTTCGCGACGCCGGCCATGCGAGCCATGCTGCTGCGGTCGCGGAGGGCGCGAGAGGAATCCTCGGTCGAGCAGCAGCCGCCGTCAGGCAGGAAAGAAGCAGAAAGCTCTGCACTACCAGAACCAGAAGTAGTAAACCAGTAG